The genomic window CACCTACGAATTTTTCCAAAGCCGTTTTAATTTGTTCTTCCGTAACACTCGAAATGTCCTGTTGAAGGATTTCCGGCTTCTCGGTGTCGTAAGATTCTGTCTGAACCCCGATCTTTATTTCTGTCCAGTATTCTTTCGGAGCATCCTGAATTTCAGGGATTTTCTTTGTAAATTTCCCGCAGCAGACAATTAAAAGTCCTGTCGCTCTCGGATCCAAAGTTCCGGCGTGCCCGATTTTAAATTTCTTAGGAAGATTAAATTCTCTTTTGAGTTTATATTTCATTTTATTGACTGCCTGAAAAGAGGTCCAATCCAGCGGTTTGTCCAATAAAAATATATGTCCTGATTGTAAGTCTTCTGCGGTCATTAATTATGAGTAATGGGTAATTAGTAATTATACCTTCTAACTGAATTTTATTGAAAGAAATAGAAATAAATTAACAACGCTACTCCGACAAAAATACGGTACCATCCCCAAGGTTTGAAACCATATTTATTCAAAACGCCGATGAATGCTTTTATTGCGATCAATGCAACGATAAACGCCACAATATTTCCTACAATAAAAATCGTGATATGATCCTGAGAGGAAAGTATCATTTCGTAACCTTTTTGAGGATTCGGTGTTTCTTTCCCCCATGTTTTCAGGAAAACAGAATACACCGTCACCGCCAACATCGTAGGAACCGCCAAAAAGAATGAAAACTCTGCTGCTGCCTTTCTTGTCAGCCCCTGAGCCATTCCACCGATTATGGAAGCCGCACTCCTACTCGTTCCGGGCATCATAGCCAGACATTGCCAGAAGCCGATTGTGATGGCATTTCTTACTGTAATTCCTTTTTCGTCGTCGATTTTAGGATTTTTAAACCATTTGTCTGCAAATAATAAAATAACTCCACCCAGCACCAATACTGATGAAATGGCAATCTGATTCCCCAGAACCGCTTCAATTTTATCATCAAACAAATATCCCAAAACCAAAGCCGGAACTACAGCAAAGCCTAGCTTAAAATAAAACTGTAAATTTTTCAAATCAAAGAATTTTTTCCAGTAAGCCACTACTACAGAAAGAATCGCCCCAAACTGAATGGAAACCTGAAACATTTTTAAAAATTCGTCTTCCTGTAAGCCCAACAAATTTGCTGTAAAGCCCATATGCGCCGTAGAAGATATCGGAAGATATTCTGTTAATCCTTCAATAATAGCAATAATAATTGCCTTGATTAAATCCATAATTTATCGTTTTATCAAAAAAAACTTTGTCAAAGTTTAGAACCCTGACAAAGCTAATATATCATTTGCTTTACAATGCATTTATTTTCTTTTCAAAATCGCATACACTTCGATTGCGAAACCGATCACTACAAACAGTGGTGCAATTCTGATTCTGCGAATGGAAAAAATTCCGTCATTCCAGGAATTGGGATCAAATTTTCCATCAACTGTATTGGCATCCGAACCCATCATGAGAAGGAAACCCACTACAATAAATGCCAAACCGATAAGCATCCATTTAAAGTTTTGCTGTCCGAAATAAAATGTGTTTTCCTGTGGAACTTCAGGGATGTCTTTCCCAAAACTGTCTGCGGAAAATTTATTTGTTTTTTTGCTCATTTTTAAGAGTAATATAAGTCGTCAACGTTTGATCTTAAGAATCTCCAGGTTGCAATAACCGTACTTAAAACCGTAATAAAAATTCCCACTCCAAGTACCAGAATTACCAACCAGAAATACTGATTATTGTCCTGTACAAATGCAGACCCGATCTGGCTTGTGAAGTAATACCAAACTCCAAACAAGGCAAGAAGCCCGATGACAGAGCCAATAGCGCCCAAGATCACTGCTTCTATGATGAAAGGTTTCAAGATAAATCTTCTCTTCGCTCCTACCAGCTGCATGGTTTTAATGATAAATCTTTTTGAGAATATTTTCAGACGAATTGAATTATTAATTAAAACAACCGCTAAGATTAAAAATAATATAGAAAAACCTAAAATCCATTTAAGAATTCTGCTCAGGTTGTTGTAAACATCCACCATTAATGTGCTGTCGTTCTTCACATCAATAATCCCCGGAACAGCTTTGATCACCTTGATCGCACCATCAATCTTTGCAGGATCTACGTATTCAGGTTTTAAAGCAACT from Chryseobacterium wanjuense includes these protein-coding regions:
- a CDS encoding undecaprenyl-diphosphate phosphatase, which produces MDLIKAIIIAIIEGLTEYLPISSTAHMGFTANLLGLQEDEFLKMFQVSIQFGAILSVVVAYWKKFFDLKNLQFYFKLGFAVVPALVLGYLFDDKIEAVLGNQIAISSVLVLGGVILLFADKWFKNPKIDDEKGITVRNAITIGFWQCLAMMPGTSRSAASIIGGMAQGLTRKAAAEFSFFLAVPTMLAVTVYSVFLKTWGKETPNPQKGYEMILSSQDHITIFIVGNIVAFIVALIAIKAFIGVLNKYGFKPWGWYRIFVGVALLIYFYFFQ
- the truB gene encoding tRNA pseudouridine(55) synthase TruB, which encodes MTAEDLQSGHIFLLDKPLDWTSFQAVNKMKYKLKREFNLPKKFKIGHAGTLDPRATGLLIVCCGKFTKKIPEIQDAPKEYWTEIKIGVQTESYDTEKPEILQQDISSVTEEQIKTALEKFVGEIDQTPPVFSAIKIDGKRAYDLARAGEEVEMKSRKTTIFYIQDIKIDLPLVSFTVGCSKGTYIRSLAHDIGQELGVGAYLTQLRRTKIGEYKIEDATSDFLENDFRFESL
- a CDS encoding DUF3098 domain-containing protein, producing MSKKTNKFSADSFGKDIPEVPQENTFYFGQQNFKWMLIGLAFIVVGFLLMMGSDANTVDGKFDPNSWNDGIFSIRRIRIAPLFVVIGFAIEVYAILKRK
- a CDS encoding cell division protein FtsX — its product is MAKSVDEFNKKRLRSSNITVVISIALVLFLLGLMGLILINAQKYSDYIKEQLVVNAYFDENYNVKDSAKIAKMEAEVFKEIQTLAPVKKATYISREMAAQEAKKSMGIDTDALFEENIFPSSIEVALKPEYVDPAKIDGAIKVIKAVPGIIDVKNDSTLMVDVYNNLSRILKWILGFSILFLILAVVLINNSIRLKIFSKRFIIKTMQLVGAKRRFILKPFIIEAVILGAIGSVIGLLALFGVWYYFTSQIGSAFVQDNNQYFWLVILVLGVGIFITVLSTVIATWRFLRSNVDDLYYS